A genomic region of Candidatus Marimicrobium litorale contains the following coding sequences:
- the fabB gene encoding beta-ketoacyl-ACP synthase I: protein MSKRVVITGLGIVSCLGNDADAVAQALYDGRSGISASEEQVEAGMRSHISGAPSIDLSEHIDRKQLRFMGNAAAFAYISMQQAIADARLEPTHVSNPRTGIIAGSGGASSASQVEAADILRERGLRRVGPYRVTQTMGSTVSACLATPFKIKGVNYSISSACSTSAHCIGNAMEQIQLGKQDLVFAGGGEELHWTLSCLFDAMGALSTQYNDTPEKASRAYDANRDGFVIAGGGGMLVVEELEHAKARGAKIYAELVGYGATSDGHDMVSPSGEGATRCMQQALATVEGAVDYINAHGTSTPAGDIQELKAVKTAYAGADIPVVGSTKSLSGHSLGAAGVQEAIYSLLMQQRGFIAASANIEELDPEAEGMPIALQRHDGVDLQRVMSNSFGFGGTNASLVFQKYSA from the coding sequence ATGAGTAAACGAGTCGTTATTACCGGACTAGGTATTGTCTCCTGCCTTGGCAACGATGCGGATGCCGTAGCACAGGCACTCTACGATGGTCGCTCCGGCATCAGTGCTAGCGAGGAACAAGTAGAGGCAGGCATGCGCTCGCATATCTCCGGCGCGCCCTCTATCGACCTCAGCGAACACATTGACCGCAAGCAATTGCGATTTATGGGCAACGCCGCTGCCTTTGCTTATATATCGATGCAACAGGCCATCGCCGATGCGCGACTGGAGCCGACACACGTCTCCAATCCTCGCACCGGCATCATTGCTGGCTCCGGCGGTGCTTCCTCTGCGAGCCAAGTCGAGGCGGCAGATATTTTGCGGGAAAGAGGCCTGCGCAGGGTCGGCCCATACCGAGTGACACAAACCATGGGCAGCACAGTCTCGGCCTGTCTCGCTACCCCCTTCAAAATCAAGGGCGTGAACTACTCTATTTCCTCGGCCTGCTCTACCAGCGCGCACTGCATTGGAAACGCAATGGAGCAAATTCAACTCGGCAAGCAAGACCTCGTTTTCGCAGGCGGCGGCGAAGAGCTGCACTGGACCTTGAGTTGTCTGTTCGACGCCATGGGCGCGCTGTCTACCCAATACAACGATACACCGGAAAAGGCCTCCCGGGCTTATGACGCCAACCGCGATGGTTTCGTTATCGCCGGTGGCGGCGGCATGCTTGTTGTAGAAGAACTCGAACACGCCAAGGCACGGGGAGCAAAAATCTATGCCGAACTGGTGGGCTATGGCGCCACCTCCGATGGGCACGACATGGTATCGCCATCTGGAGAAGGCGCCACGCGCTGCATGCAGCAGGCGCTCGCCACCGTCGAGGGCGCAGTGGACTACATAAACGCCCATGGCACCAGCACCCCGGCCGGCGACATTCAGGAATTGAAAGCCGTCAAGACAGCCTATGCAGGTGCGGACATTCCCGTGGTGGGCTCCACCAAGTCACTGTCGGGCCACTCTCTGGGCGCTGCCGGTGTACAGGAAGCCATCTACTCTCTGCTTATGCAACAACGCGGATTCATCGCCGCGTCTGCCAATATCGAGGAACTGGATCCGGAAGCCGAGGGCATGCCCATCGCGTTGCAGCGTCACGACGGTGTCGATCTGCAACGCGTAATGTCTAACAGCTTCGGCTTCGGCGGCACCAACGCATCGCTGGTGTTCCAGAAATATTCCGCCTAG